One Anas platyrhynchos isolate ZD024472 breed Pekin duck chromosome W, IASCAAS_PekinDuck_T2T, whole genome shotgun sequence DNA segment encodes these proteins:
- the LOC140000586 gene encoding uncharacterized protein: MVNTETSSTTKDKKPLPPQIFENEPTQPPIGLTPPIFKTGPYIIKNVGQQQILFNPSWSLKRVELALHINISEINSKCTTFLRTAYTSWLAWLHGRSLKQSQRVPRDATGLLGTGLGILNSIDAEVLMSRVTATTDDLRKLEQPIKSSLLALGANQWLLSDILPHWEQIEENDHQLIVNALGKAQGNTSLALSCIQAQLWIQSVAAAIIREGEGGTLPTEIRKLIWDNASEFEKEFQAWWQLVNFTHYAENDKIVAFILTISNATVYNVYPIIALGLNHNGTILYPKEHKVWAHQKGGKWQTIDVNACIVREQKGFICESNTLESQDICLDTEQNICHFEIHPNETLETVLIYIGKGCVCMRTHCDSIVVDDTVVDTSNHSNVCVCNFTRILGCDFKYSAPVTSYQLIASNYILLHELLPTPIGMNLTLVKKLLVYEDLKQLMTQVRENGQKTLITVHHDAQEIHRVMERVQRDERHRWWDTLFGWSPAAKGIFNKMLHPVIVLLILTVLCFILTISLYVKLWFMMKRLASLHNVHTLDKPQSENVCDIPDIFQLS; the protein is encoded by the coding sequence ATGGTTAATACAGAAACATCATCAACTACAAAGGATAAGAAGCCTCTGCCTCCgcagatatttgaaaatgaacctACTCAGCCCCCCATTGGTCTAACTCCCCCCATCTTCAAAACaggtccttacataattaaaaatgtgggacaacaacaaattctctttaaccctagttggtccctaaaaagGGTAGAGCTAGCGCTGCACATTAATATCTCTGAAATTAACTCGAAATGTACCACCTTTCTGAGAACTGCCTACACCAGCTGGTTAGCATGGTTACATGGACGTTCTCTAAAACAATCTCAGCGCGTGCCACGGGATGCAACTGGGTTATTAGGGACaggattaggtatattaaatagcattgatgCTGAGGTTTTAATGAGTAGAgtaactgctactacagatgacctaaggaaattggaacaaccaataaaatcatccttattggctttaggagcaaatcaatggcttctatcAGATATTTTACCCCATTGGgaacaaattgaggaaaatgatcatcaattaattgtaaatgcccttggaaaagcccaaggcaatacctcccttgccttgagctgtatccaagcgcagttatggatacaatctgtagcagcagctattattagagaaggagaaggaggaactttgcccactgaaattcgaaaattgatttgggataatgcttcagaatttgaaaaagaatttcaagcttggtggcaattagtcaactttacccattatgcagaaaatgataaaattgttgcctttatacttactataagtaatgccaccgtatacaatgtatatccaatcattgcattaggactcaatcataatggaactatactttatcctaaagagcataaagtatgggcccatcaaaagggaggaaagtggcaaacaattgatgtaaatgcatgcattgtgcgtgaacaaaaaggtttcatctgtgaaagtaacacgctggaatctcaagacatttgtcttgacactgagcaaaacaTTTGCCACTTCgagatacatcctaatgaaacccttgaaactgtacttatatatattgggaaaggttgtgtttgtatgagaactcattgtgattctatagtcGTAGATGATACAGTGGTAGATACCAGTAAtcactctaatgtttgtgtttgcaattttaccagaattctaggatgtgattttaaatactcagctcctgtcacttcttatcaacttattgcatctaattatattctgcttcatgaactgctgcctactcctattggaatgaacctcaccttggtgaagaaattgctggtatatgaggacctgaagcagctgatgacacaagtccgagaaaatggacaaaagactctgattactgtccaccatgatgcacaagaaatacatcgagtgatggaaagagtgcagagagatgagagacaccgttggtgggacactttgtttggatggtcgccagctgccaagggaatcttcaacaagatgcttcaccctgttattgttctgctaatactcactgtattatgttttatactgacaattagtttgtatgttaaactctggtttatgatgaaacGTTTAGCATCCCTACACAATGTACATACACTCGATAAACCTCAATCCGAGAATGTATGTGATATCCCCGACATATTTCAACTGTcgtga